A single genomic interval of Gemmatimonadota bacterium harbors:
- a CDS encoding DUF3299 domain-containing protein, giving the protein MNLLERTSNHAILKMIYRSQLHGSVTLLATVAILGGGNPPVAGVGLAVADPDDAAVADTAEVTWLLLAELNYRTGEKSEELAALDGKLVKVPGFTVPLEDFASSATEFLLVPYVGACIHVPPPPPNQLVYIEMDEGKRAKMDGWNPVWVEGVLSIEMTESVYGDVGFSISGHRVYPYLN; this is encoded by the coding sequence TTGAACCTCCTGGAAAGAACCTCCAACCACGCCATCCTTAAGATGATCTATCGAAGCCAGCTTCACGGATCCGTCACCCTTCTCGCGACGGTCGCTATCCTCGGCGGCGGCAACCCTCCCGTCGCCGGCGTCGGCCTGGCGGTCGCCGATCCGGACGATGCGGCGGTCGCCGATACCGCCGAGGTCACCTGGCTCCTCCTGGCCGAGCTCAACTACCGCACGGGCGAGAAGAGCGAGGAGCTCGCGGCCCTCGACGGGAAGCTGGTCAAGGTGCCGGGTTTCACGGTGCCGCTCGAAGACTTCGCTTCGTCGGCCACCGAGTTCCTGCTCGTGCCCTACGTAGGCGCCTGCATCCACGTTCCGCCGCCCCCTCCCAACCAGCTCGTCTACATCGAGATGGACGAAGGCAAGCGCGCGAAAATGGACGGATGGAATCCGGTCTGGGTCGAGGGCGTGCTCTCGATCGAGATGACGGAGAGCGTCTACGGCGACGTGGGTTTCTCGATTTCGGGCCACCGCGTCTATCCTTACCTGAACTAG
- a CDS encoding NAD(P) transhydrogenase subunit alpha, translating to MKVVVLKETRSGERRTALVPEGARTLVRQELEVRVSKGAGMGAGIADAEYRAAGALVADQAEALVGADLVLGVNPPSAEVVDALSAGTILVSFLDPLGNPALAASLAGRGVTAVAMELVPRVTRAQSMDALSSQATVAGYRAALLAAHHLPKFLPMFTTAAGTIRPASALVLGAGVAGLQAIATLRRLGAVVKAFDVRPGVKEQVESLGASFLESEEEVAAEGEGGYAAELTEDQHDKELALIASAIDKSDVVVTTAQIPGRPAPVLVTRAMLDSMADGSVVVDLAGEDGGNCEAARNGEIVVESGVTVIAPDNLPATLPVHASSMYSRNIVALVGEMIGEHGVLAIDPDNDVLGPATLTRDGEIADDRVRAAVFARNDPRSGRSLSSSQAEIR from the coding sequence ATGAAGGTCGTCGTCCTCAAGGAGACCCGCTCCGGAGAGCGCAGAACCGCACTCGTGCCCGAAGGTGCGCGGACCCTGGTCCGGCAGGAGCTGGAGGTGCGAGTGTCGAAGGGAGCCGGGATGGGGGCGGGCATCGCCGATGCGGAGTACCGGGCTGCCGGAGCGCTCGTCGCGGACCAAGCGGAAGCGCTGGTCGGCGCGGACCTCGTACTCGGGGTCAACCCGCCCTCGGCGGAGGTCGTGGACGCCCTCTCGGCGGGGACGATTCTCGTTTCGTTCCTCGACCCGCTCGGCAACCCCGCTCTGGCCGCGTCTCTGGCGGGTCGGGGGGTGACGGCCGTCGCCATGGAACTCGTGCCCCGCGTCACCAGGGCGCAATCCATGGACGCGCTTTCCTCGCAGGCGACCGTGGCCGGCTACCGCGCCGCGCTGCTGGCGGCCCACCACCTGCCGAAGTTCCTGCCCATGTTCACGACGGCGGCGGGCACCATCCGCCCGGCAAGCGCTCTAGTGCTCGGCGCCGGCGTGGCCGGCCTCCAGGCCATCGCCACTTTGCGTCGTCTCGGCGCGGTCGTAAAGGCTTTCGACGTGCGACCGGGGGTGAAGGAGCAGGTCGAGAGCCTGGGCGCCTCCTTCCTGGAATCGGAAGAGGAGGTTGCCGCCGAGGGCGAGGGCGGATACGCGGCCGAGCTCACCGAGGATCAGCACGACAAGGAGCTGGCCCTCATCGCCTCGGCCATCGACAAGTCCGACGTGGTGGTGACCACCGCGCAGATTCCCGGGCGTCCGGCGCCGGTGCTGGTGACTCGCGCCATGCTCGACTCCATGGCGGACGGATCGGTCGTGGTCGATCTCGCAGGGGAGGATGGCGGCAATTGCGAAGCCGCGCGCAACGGCGAGATCGTCGTCGAGTCGGGGGTCACCGTAATCGCACCCGACAACCTTCCCGCGACCCTCCCCGTCCATGCCAGCTCGATGTACTCCCGGAACATCGTCGCGCTCGTCGGCGAGATGATCGGAGAACACGGCGTTCTGGCGATCGATCCCGACAACGACGTGCTGGGGCCTGCAACCCTGACCCGCGACGGCGAGATAGCCGACGACCGGGTGCGCGCGGCGGTTTTCGCCCGGAACGATCCAAGATCCGGGCGGTCCCTCTCCTCCAGCCAGGCTGAGATCCGATGA
- the tsf gene encoding translation elongation factor Ts: MISAKEVKRLRDATGTGMMDCKRALTETEGDFERAVDLLRAKGAAKVAKRADKAADEGTVGSYVHFDNRTAVIVEVNCETDFVANTDDFRSLAKDIALHIASMAPLAISADDIPSEVVERERAVNEERVRKEGKPEKIAPRIVEGRLRKFFEENTLLAQPFVKDPDRTIGDLIRDTSAKIGEKITVARFARIKVGERS, encoded by the coding sequence ATGATCTCTGCCAAAGAGGTGAAGCGTCTGCGGGACGCCACCGGAACCGGCATGATGGACTGCAAGCGCGCCCTGACCGAGACCGAGGGGGACTTCGAGAGGGCCGTGGACCTGCTCCGGGCGAAGGGCGCGGCCAAGGTCGCCAAGCGGGCGGACAAGGCCGCTGACGAGGGAACCGTCGGGAGCTACGTCCACTTCGACAATCGCACGGCGGTCATCGTCGAGGTCAACTGCGAGACCGATTTCGTGGCCAACACCGACGACTTCAGGAGCCTTGCGAAGGATATCGCCCTGCACATCGCCTCGATGGCGCCGCTCGCGATTTCCGCCGACGACATTCCCTCCGAGGTGGTCGAACGGGAGCGGGCGGTGAACGAAGAACGTGTCCGCAAGGAAGGCAAGCCGGAGAAGATCGCTCCGAGGATCGTGGAGGGCAGGCTCCGGAAGTTCTTCGAGGAGAACACCTTGCTGGCCCAGCCTTTCGTCAAGGACCCCGACCGGACCATCGGGGATCTAATCCGGGATACCTCGGCGAAGATCGGCGAGAAGATCACCGTTGCGCGTTTCGCGCGCATCAAGGTAGGCGAGAGGAGCTGA
- the rplM gene encoding 50S ribosomal protein L13 → MKTYTPKASEIDRRWWLVDAEGEPLGRLATRIATVLRGKHKPSYTPHLDVGDHVVVVNAERVTLTGRKAEQKTYFRHSGYMGSERHIPFRTMIARHPERVIQLAVKGMLPKNALGRTMRKKLKVYSGPEHPHRSQSPEPMEIK, encoded by the coding sequence ATGAAGACCTACACCCCCAAAGCTTCCGAAATAGACCGGCGCTGGTGGCTGGTGGACGCGGAAGGCGAGCCCCTCGGCCGCCTGGCGACCCGCATCGCGACGGTGCTCCGCGGCAAGCACAAGCCCAGCTACACGCCGCACCTAGACGTCGGCGACCACGTCGTGGTGGTGAACGCCGAAAGGGTGACGCTTACCGGACGAAAGGCGGAGCAGAAGACCTACTTCCGTCACTCGGGCTACATGGGGAGCGAGCGGCACATTCCCTTCCGCACCATGATCGCCCGTCACCCCGAGAGGGTGATCCAGCTCGCGGTCAAGGGGATGCTGCCCAAGAACGCCCTCGGGCGCACCATGCGAAAGAAGCTCAAGGTATACTCAGGGCCCGAACACCCCCACCGGAGCCAGAGCCCGGAACCCATGGAGATCAAGTAG
- a CDS encoding ABC transporter ATP-binding protein, whose translation MKHAIDLAGLRFRYGRGPWVLDIRRLALAKGSRAFLYGPSGSGKTTLLGVLAGVLVPQEGRVEVLGRDLGSFSSSKRDEFRAEHVGYVFQLFNLIPYLSVVDNIALPARMNPARRIRLDAGVRETATRLAEQLQIGDLLKKRVTDLSVGQQQRVAACRALIGSPELVIADEPTSSLDFDRREAFLKLLFAECERAGSTLVFVSHDRTLEKMFGERISLSEINGAAS comes from the coding sequence ATGAAACACGCGATCGACCTCGCAGGCCTGCGTTTCCGCTACGGGCGCGGTCCGTGGGTGCTCGACATCCGCCGGCTCGCTCTCGCCAAGGGGAGCAGGGCGTTTCTCTACGGTCCGAGCGGCAGCGGCAAGACCACCTTGCTCGGCGTTCTGGCCGGCGTCCTGGTTCCCCAGGAGGGTCGTGTCGAGGTGCTTGGAAGGGATCTCGGTTCGTTTTCGAGTTCGAAGCGCGACGAGTTCAGGGCCGAGCACGTGGGATACGTTTTCCAACTGTTCAACCTGATACCCTATCTATCGGTGGTCGACAACATCGCGCTACCCGCGCGCATGAATCCCGCTCGCAGGATCCGTCTCGACGCAGGGGTCCGTGAGACCGCCACCCGACTCGCGGAACAGCTCCAGATCGGCGATCTTCTGAAGAAGCGGGTCACCGATCTTTCGGTCGGCCAGCAGCAGCGGGTGGCCGCCTGCAGGGCGTTGATCGGATCGCCGGAGCTCGTCATAGCCGACGAACCCACCTCCTCGCTCGACTTCGACCGCCGAGAGGCGTTCCTGAAGCTCCTCTTCGCCGAGTGCGAGCGCGCCGGGTCCACTCTCGTCTTCGTCAGCCACGACCGCACGCTGGAGAAGATGTTCGGCGAACGCATCTCCCTCTCCGAAATCAACGGCGCGGCGTCCTGA
- a CDS encoding NAD(P) transhydrogenase subunit alpha, translated as MTPLMIGLYVFILAALLGREVITKVPPTLHTPLMSGANAISGIAVVGALTVASLAEGTTQIVVGTLAIAMATVNVVGGFMVTDRMLSKFRKR; from the coding sequence ATGACCCCGCTCATGATCGGCCTCTACGTCTTCATCCTCGCGGCGCTCCTCGGCCGGGAGGTCATCACCAAGGTGCCGCCGACCCTGCACACGCCCCTCATGTCGGGGGCCAACGCCATTTCGGGCATCGCCGTGGTAGGCGCGCTCACGGTCGCCTCGCTTGCGGAGGGCACGACGCAGATAGTCGTCGGCACGCTCGCCATCGCCATGGCCACCGTCAACGTCGTCGGCGGCTTCATGGTCACGGACCGGATGCTCTCCAAGTTCCGGAAGAGGTAG
- the rpsI gene encoding 30S ribosomal protein S9, protein MQTVGRRKTSVARVLLRPGNGAWSVNGRSLAEYFPRETHRLRIEEPFQVTETEGRFDVRVRVSGGGVTGQSDAVRLGLARALVSHDEELRPSLRQNGMLTRDPRKVERKKPGRPKARKRFQFSKR, encoded by the coding sequence ATTCAGACCGTCGGGCGCAGAAAGACCTCGGTGGCCCGCGTCCTGCTCCGGCCCGGTAACGGCGCCTGGAGCGTGAACGGCAGATCGCTCGCGGAATACTTCCCGCGCGAAACCCACCGGCTCCGCATCGAGGAGCCCTTCCAGGTGACCGAGACCGAGGGCCGTTTCGACGTTCGGGTCCGGGTCTCTGGAGGCGGGGTCACGGGTCAGTCCGACGCTGTACGTCTGGGGCTCGCCCGCGCTCTGGTCTCTCACGACGAGGAGCTCAGACCGAGCCTGCGCCAGAACGGAATGCTGACCCGCGATCCGCGCAAGGTCGAGCGCAAGAAGCCCGGCCGCCCGAAGGCGCGCAAGCGCTTCCAGTTCTCGAAGAGATAG
- a CDS encoding sigma-54-dependent Fis family transcriptional regulator, with amino-acid sequence MARILIVDDEQGIRSALAQVLEYEGHEVRTAADGKEGLELATDFLPDLIFLDVKMPGADGLEVLADLRVWDPDAAVVMISGHGTIDTAMEAIRAGARDFLEKPLDTDRLLLTIRNALEVRGLQEKVARMRGDFESRYRIVGNSPALRTILDVIERVSPTNARVLITGENGTGKELVARAVHRRSKRARGPFIEVNCAAIPSELIESTLFGHVKGSFTGAIASATGKFVQADGGTLFLDEVGDMSLDAQAKVLRALQEGEVTPVGGTRKRKVDVRVLTATNRDLGTAIREGHFREDLYYRLNVVPVKVPTLGERREDIPMLVAHFAESMADEGRRRLRFTEKAVEILTGMPWPGNVRQLRNTVERLLILAPGDRVTAADVRLWASEGARGAETDFFLEAETLAEFKEVSERAFLVGKLRVHGWNVAETARALDMQRSNLYKKIERHGLSREG; translated from the coding sequence GTGGCACGCATACTCATAGTTGACGACGAGCAGGGCATACGTTCCGCTTTGGCCCAAGTCCTCGAGTACGAAGGGCACGAGGTCCGTACCGCCGCAGACGGCAAGGAAGGGCTGGAGCTCGCCACGGATTTCCTGCCCGACCTCATCTTTCTCGACGTCAAGATGCCGGGCGCCGACGGCCTAGAGGTGCTCGCCGACTTGCGGGTCTGGGACCCCGACGCCGCCGTGGTGATGATCTCGGGGCACGGCACCATCGACACCGCGATGGAGGCGATACGAGCGGGGGCCCGGGATTTCCTCGAGAAACCGCTCGACACTGATCGTCTTCTGCTGACGATTCGGAACGCGCTCGAAGTAAGGGGACTCCAGGAAAAGGTCGCGCGCATGCGGGGCGACTTCGAGAGCCGCTACCGCATCGTTGGCAATTCACCGGCCTTGAGGACGATCCTCGATGTGATCGAACGCGTTTCGCCCACGAACGCTCGCGTTCTGATAACGGGCGAAAACGGCACCGGCAAGGAGCTGGTGGCGCGCGCAGTGCATAGACGTTCCAAGCGCGCCCGCGGTCCGTTCATCGAGGTGAATTGCGCGGCGATTCCGTCGGAGCTGATCGAGTCGACCCTCTTCGGCCACGTCAAGGGATCGTTCACCGGCGCCATCGCCAGCGCGACAGGCAAATTCGTCCAGGCGGACGGCGGCACGCTCTTCCTCGACGAGGTCGGAGACATGTCGCTCGATGCCCAGGCGAAGGTGCTGCGCGCGCTCCAGGAGGGCGAAGTGACTCCCGTCGGGGGCACCAGGAAGCGAAAAGTGGACGTGCGCGTGCTCACGGCGACCAACCGCGATCTTGGAACCGCCATCCGGGAAGGGCATTTCCGGGAAGACCTCTACTACCGGCTCAACGTGGTTCCGGTCAAGGTCCCCACTCTCGGGGAACGGCGCGAGGACATTCCCATGCTGGTCGCGCACTTCGCCGAAAGCATGGCGGACGAAGGACGGAGGCGGCTCAGGTTCACGGAAAAGGCCGTCGAAATCCTGACGGGCATGCCCTGGCCCGGTAACGTGCGTCAGCTCCGGAACACCGTGGAACGCCTGCTCATCTTGGCTCCTGGAGACCGGGTGACCGCGGCGGACGTGCGGCTGTGGGCGTCGGAAGGGGCCCGGGGAGCGGAGACCGACTTCTTCCTCGAGGCCGAGACTCTTGCCGAATTCAAGGAGGTCTCGGAACGGGCTTTCCTGGTGGGGAAGCTCCGGGTGCATGGATGGAACGTTGCCGAGACTGCACGGGCGCTCGACATGCAGCGATCGAACCTCTACAAGAAGATCGAGCGCCACGGTCTAAGTCGCGAGGGTTAG
- a CDS encoding NAD(P)(+) transhydrogenase (Re/Si-specific) subunit beta — protein sequence MYDLPLYAELLYLLSATLFLFGLRRLQSPATARSGNGLAALAMFLAIVVTMVSRDVLSWTWIAVGIAAGGALGAFFARSVALTSMPQLVGAFNGFGGAASALVAVAEFLRQSETGSVGAETAGVTMLLGTLIGGVTFSGSFIAFSKLQGLMTGNPITFPGQNVVNAALFVLVITAAAGALGLYSIAALDPLAVFWIFCGLALALGILLVIPIGGADMPVVISLLNSYSGLAASAAGFVIGNMVLIISGALVGASGLILTQLMCKGMNRSLANVAFGAFGGSAGVDRSQIGKRPVRSTDAASVAAEIGYVNSVVVVPGYGLAVAQAQHELRKIGDMLADRGVDVRYAIHPVAGRMPGHMNVLLAEADVSYDQLFDLDEINDDFSSTDAVLVVGANDVVNPAAHDPGSIIAGMPILDVDRANRVIVMKRSLSPGFAGIDNELFYMENTLMFFGDAKEQMAELVKEVRELA from the coding sequence ATGTACGACCTTCCGCTCTATGCCGAGCTCCTCTATCTGCTCTCGGCCACCCTCTTCCTCTTCGGGCTCAGGCGTCTCCAGTCGCCGGCGACGGCCAGAAGCGGCAACGGACTCGCCGCTCTGGCCATGTTCCTCGCCATCGTCGTCACCATGGTCAGCCGGGACGTCCTGTCGTGGACGTGGATAGCGGTGGGCATCGCGGCCGGTGGCGCGCTCGGCGCCTTCTTCGCGCGCTCGGTCGCGCTCACCTCGATGCCGCAGCTCGTCGGTGCCTTCAACGGCTTCGGAGGCGCGGCTTCCGCGCTAGTGGCGGTGGCGGAGTTTCTCAGGCAGTCGGAAACGGGATCGGTGGGCGCGGAAACCGCAGGCGTCACGATGCTGTTGGGAACCCTGATCGGCGGCGTCACCTTCTCGGGATCGTTCATCGCATTTTCCAAGCTGCAAGGGCTGATGACCGGAAATCCGATCACCTTCCCCGGTCAGAACGTCGTCAACGCGGCCCTGTTCGTTCTGGTGATCACCGCCGCCGCGGGGGCTCTGGGCCTCTATTCCATCGCGGCTCTCGATCCCTTGGCCGTCTTCTGGATCTTCTGCGGCCTCGCGCTCGCACTCGGCATCCTTCTCGTGATCCCGATCGGCGGCGCGGACATGCCGGTGGTCATCTCGCTGCTGAACTCCTACTCCGGTCTGGCGGCGAGCGCGGCCGGATTCGTGATCGGCAACATGGTGCTCATCATTTCGGGAGCGCTGGTCGGGGCCTCCGGTCTCATCCTCACCCAGCTCATGTGCAAAGGGATGAACCGCTCGCTCGCCAACGTCGCCTTCGGGGCCTTCGGGGGAAGCGCGGGCGTTGACCGGTCACAGATCGGCAAGCGTCCGGTGCGTTCGACGGATGCCGCCTCGGTGGCGGCCGAAATCGGCTACGTGAACTCGGTGGTGGTGGTGCCGGGATATGGACTCGCCGTGGCCCAGGCGCAGCACGAACTGCGGAAGATCGGCGACATGCTCGCGGATCGCGGCGTCGACGTTCGCTACGCCATCCACCCGGTCGCGGGGCGTATGCCGGGTCATATGAACGTCCTGCTGGCGGAGGCTGACGTGAGCTACGATCAGCTCTTCGACCTGGACGAGATCAACGACGACTTCTCTTCCACCGACGCCGTGCTCGTGGTCGGGGCGAACGACGTCGTCAACCCGGCGGCGCACGATCCCGGCTCGATTATTGCGGGCATGCCCATCCTGGATGTGGACCGAGCGAATCGCGTCATTGTGATGAAGCGGTCGCTCTCACCCGGATTTGCCGGAATCGACAACGAGCTCTTCTATATGGAGAACACCCTCATGTTCTTCGGCGACGCCAAGGAACAGATGGCGGAGCTCGTGAAGGAGGTCCGCGAACTCGCCTGA
- a CDS encoding amidohydrolase: MPSRSTSAALVALLAATASAPFALPAQSLSDEELAPLVERVEAGVLERAKLAQVMVDKIFSFSELGQQEIETSAYITGILEENGFTIDRGAANIPTAWFARWGSGSPVISFGSDIDGIPKANQKPGVAYHDPLVPGAPGHGEGHNSGQAVNVVAALALKDVMEAEGIQGTLVLWPGVAEEQLGSKAWYVRDGYLEDIDVTLFTHVSSNLSVSWGQGGGTGLVSVEFSFEGEAAHGAGAPWRGRSALDAVELMNVAWNFRREHLRPDQRSHYVINDGGDQPNVVPSRASVWYFIREMDYEDIKRNFETAIRIAEGAALMTDTEMSYRVLGAAWPRHFNKVVAETMHKHIEDVGLPEWTEDDHAFASAVQQSVGSVPSGMPSSLSPLGTPGPRRSGGSDDIGDISWNVPTITLRFPSNVPGLPGHHWSSAMAMATPIAHKGAVAGARVMARTALQLFAQPELVDQAWTYFREEQSVGMEYVPFIGPDDPPPTHLNKEIMDAYRPLLKQYYYDETRFATYLEQLGITYPTLERQISDRDGS, from the coding sequence ATGCCCAGCCGATCAACCTCCGCAGCGCTCGTCGCGCTCCTCGCCGCGACGGCTTCCGCACCCTTTGCCCTGCCCGCTCAGAGTCTCAGCGACGAAGAGCTCGCCCCCCTCGTGGAAAGGGTGGAGGCAGGCGTGCTCGAGCGCGCCAAGCTCGCCCAGGTCATGGTCGACAAGATCTTCTCCTTTTCCGAGCTCGGTCAGCAGGAGATCGAGACCTCGGCCTACATCACCGGCATCCTCGAGGAAAACGGTTTCACCATCGACCGCGGAGCCGCTAACATCCCGACGGCCTGGTTCGCGCGCTGGGGGAGCGGCAGCCCGGTGATCTCGTTCGGTTCCGACATCGACGGCATCCCGAAAGCCAACCAGAAGCCGGGCGTGGCCTATCACGACCCGCTGGTTCCGGGCGCTCCGGGGCACGGCGAAGGCCATAACTCCGGCCAGGCGGTGAACGTCGTTGCCGCGCTCGCGCTCAAGGACGTGATGGAGGCCGAAGGAATCCAGGGCACCCTCGTTCTCTGGCCCGGGGTCGCCGAGGAGCAGCTCGGCTCGAAGGCCTGGTACGTGCGCGACGGCTACCTGGAAGACATCGACGTCACCCTCTTCACCCACGTGAGCAGCAACCTCTCGGTGAGCTGGGGCCAGGGCGGCGGCACCGGGCTCGTCTCGGTGGAATTCTCCTTCGAGGGTGAAGCGGCCCACGGCGCGGGGGCCCCCTGGCGGGGTCGGAGCGCGCTGGACGCCGTCGAGCTCATGAACGTGGCCTGGAACTTCCGCCGCGAGCACCTCCGGCCCGATCAGCGCTCGCACTACGTGATCAACGACGGCGGCGACCAGCCCAACGTGGTGCCGTCGCGCGCCTCGGTCTGGTACTTCATCCGCGAGATGGACTACGAGGACATAAAGCGCAACTTCGAGACCGCGATCCGCATCGCCGAGGGCGCGGCCCTGATGACCGACACCGAGATGTCCTACCGCGTGCTGGGAGCGGCATGGCCCCGGCACTTCAACAAGGTGGTGGCCGAGACCATGCACAAGCACATCGAGGATGTCGGGCTGCCCGAGTGGACCGAGGACGACCACGCCTTCGCGAGCGCGGTCCAGCAGTCGGTGGGAAGCGTGCCGTCGGGGATGCCGAGCTCCCTCTCGCCGCTGGGCACGCCCGGACCGCGAAGGAGCGGCGGATCCGACGACATCGGCGACATCTCGTGGAACGTCCCGACCATCACCCTGCGCTTTCCGTCGAACGTGCCGGGGCTGCCCGGCCACCACTGGTCGAGCGCGATGGCGATGGCCACACCGATAGCGCACAAGGGAGCGGTGGCCGGCGCCCGGGTCATGGCCCGCACCGCCCTCCAGCTCTTCGCCCAGCCCGAGCTCGTCGACCAGGCCTGGACCTACTTCCGCGAGGAACAGTCGGTCGGGATGGAATACGTTCCCTTCATCGGACCCGACGATCCGCCGCCCACCCACCTCAACAAGGAGATCATGGACGCCTACCGTCCGCTCCTCAAGCAGTACTACTACGACGAGACCCGTTTCGCGACCTATCTCGAACAGTTGGGTATAACCTACCCGACGCTCGAGCGTCAGATCTCCGACCGCGACGGCAGTTGA
- a CDS encoding serine hydrolase has protein sequence MTRSLRQLPALAIFGLAACATPSVEPEPPLRILDLSRPWQTATVREAGGSEDLVELGIDRARSNHRLRSLLVVKDGRLVVEEYFGGAGPEAFHDVRSVTKSVVSALTGIALARTEIGSLDEATGPHLLPLVPELAAEKQAITVRHLLSMTSGLEWDETGGFGSYIEWLGAEDHLRFVLERPLVATPGSLYNYNSGAVHVLGVVLEQATGTELPEFGDETLFDPIGVAHAIWEPIGNGHNGGAGIDLRARDLARFGQLYLQGGRSGERQVLPKSWVDASLATRFDWRISLGSLGGISYGYLWWTVPGGATPMSFAWGYGGQFVVIAPDLRLVVVATNDWRGASRDGGADLYERLTMDVIVENLIPAFS, from the coding sequence GTGACGCGATCGCTCCGGCAGCTCCCGGCCCTCGCGATTTTCGGCCTGGCGGCGTGCGCCACACCGAGCGTCGAACCCGAACCGCCGCTCAGGATTCTCGATCTCTCGCGCCCGTGGCAGACCGCGACGGTTCGGGAGGCGGGCGGCTCGGAGGATCTGGTCGAACTCGGAATCGACCGTGCGCGCTCAAACCATCGGTTGCGGAGCCTTCTCGTGGTCAAGGATGGACGGCTCGTCGTCGAAGAGTACTTCGGAGGTGCGGGGCCGGAGGCCTTCCACGATGTCCGGTCGGTCACGAAGAGCGTGGTCTCCGCGCTAACCGGGATCGCCTTGGCCCGGACGGAAATCGGGAGCCTCGACGAAGCGACGGGGCCGCATCTTCTTCCCCTCGTGCCCGAACTCGCCGCCGAGAAACAGGCCATAACCGTCCGTCACCTCCTCAGCATGACGAGCGGTCTGGAATGGGACGAGACCGGCGGATTCGGCTCCTACATCGAGTGGCTGGGTGCGGAGGATCACCTGCGCTTCGTGCTGGAGCGTCCCCTGGTGGCAACACCCGGGTCGCTGTACAACTACAACTCCGGCGCCGTTCACGTGCTCGGCGTGGTCCTGGAGCAGGCCACCGGAACGGAGCTTCCGGAGTTCGGCGACGAAACCCTCTTCGATCCCATCGGCGTCGCACACGCCATCTGGGAACCGATCGGCAACGGACACAACGGAGGCGCGGGAATCGACCTACGCGCCCGCGATCTTGCCCGTTTCGGCCAGCTCTATCTCCAGGGCGGGCGCAGCGGCGAACGGCAGGTGCTGCCTAAGTCCTGGGTCGACGCCTCGCTCGCCACACGCTTCGACTGGCGAATTTCCCTGGGATCCCTGGGCGGCATCTCGTACGGCTATCTCTGGTGGACGGTCCCGGGCGGCGCCACGCCAATGAGTTTCGCCTGGGGTTACGGCGGGCAGTTCGTGGTCATCGCGCCCGACCTTCGGCTCGTCGTGGTGGCTACGAACGACTGGCGCGGCGCAAGCCGTGACGGCGGGGCCGATCTCTACGAGCGACTCACGATGGACGTGATCGTCGAGAACCTCATCCCGGCGTTCTCGTAG
- the rpsB gene encoding 30S ribosomal protein S2 gives MSQVGLKEMLEAGVHFGHQRRRWNPKMKPFIFGERNGIHIIDLRKTLTRLEEACRAVREVVLQGERILFVCTKRQLRQNIEVEAKRSGSFYVTERWLGGMLTNFRTISLQIRRLAELERGQAENRYEFYTKKERLMLDRERVKLEKHLAGVKEMGRLPGALFVVDAQREMIAVTEARKLGIPIIAITDTNADPGLVDYPIPGNDDAIRSVGLLAGRIADEVEKAMSEVPAEKRKADRHAATTYSTETGERKERDGPQPRRRRRRRPKPGLLGQRGGGPKTGGRGGAEAPAAGGRGRNAKKTDPKGSTTKG, from the coding sequence ATGTCCCAGGTAGGACTAAAGGAGATGCTCGAGGCCGGAGTGCATTTCGGGCACCAGCGCAGAAGATGGAATCCCAAGATGAAGCCGTTCATCTTCGGAGAACGGAACGGCATCCACATCATCGACCTGCGCAAGACTCTCACCCGTCTGGAGGAGGCGTGCCGGGCCGTTCGCGAAGTCGTCCTTCAGGGTGAGCGCATTCTCTTCGTCTGCACCAAGCGGCAATTGCGCCAGAACATCGAGGTCGAGGCGAAGCGCTCCGGCTCGTTCTACGTCACCGAGCGCTGGCTCGGCGGCATGCTCACCAATTTCCGCACCATCAGCCTTCAGATTCGCAGGCTCGCCGAGCTCGAACGGGGTCAGGCCGAGAACCGCTACGAGTTCTACACGAAGAAGGAACGGCTGATGCTCGACCGCGAACGCGTCAAGCTGGAGAAGCACCTGGCCGGCGTGAAGGAGATGGGTCGCCTGCCAGGTGCGCTCTTCGTGGTGGACGCGCAGCGCGAGATGATCGCCGTCACCGAGGCGCGCAAGCTGGGCATCCCGATCATCGCGATCACCGACACCAACGCCGATCCCGGGCTCGTGGACTACCCCATTCCCGGCAACGACGACGCCATCCGTTCGGTAGGCCTTCTGGCCGGTCGGATCGCGGACGAGGTCGAGAAGGCCATGAGCGAGGTCCCGGCCGAGAAGAGGAAGGCCGATCGCCACGCGGCGACCACCTATTCCACCGAGACCGGAGAGCGCAAGGAGCGCGACGGTCCCCAACCGAGGCGGCGTCGGCGTCGGCGGCCCAAGCCCGGTCTGCTCGGACAGCGCGGCGGTGGACCGAAGACTGGCGGGAGGGGTGGAGCGGAAGCCCCGGCGGCCGGCGGCCGGGGACGGAACGCGAAGAAGACCGATCCAAAGGGTTCGACGACCAAGGGCTGA